From a region of the bacterium genome:
- the nusA gene encoding transcription termination factor NusA — protein sequence MSNIDIIEALNEIARQKNLDKEFVIEKLKEGLLQACKKRFGTSDNIVVEIEDEAGDIGIFATREVVEEITRPGLEITVAEAKDYLDDPQVGDTVEVILPFEDFGRLAIQSTKQVLFQRIREAEREQVYSDFASRIGEIVSGTVQQINRGDLLISLGHSEAVLPFKEQIHAERYQQGRSIRACLKEVNKTIKGPQIVLSRTTPEFVKKLFQQEVPEVRDGLVEIKAVARDPGDRAKVAVYSKENKVDAVGACVGLKGVRVQAVVRELAGEKIDIVPWSSDPAMFASRALAPAKSLDAFSDEEHKRITVISPDDQYSLAIGKKGQNVRLAVRLTGWNINVVTESEYQERMDAVSQAVIPVNDLDLADKIKAKLLEAGLDDAEKIIAAGQEGLTNLPGIGEKTAEKILATAKEAKDQKLMSLMEQAGTKAGAKKEAPTEPDVEQEEDDEEADSVPDDQPAEGPASQPEAKEPEQEEEKAQ from the coding sequence ATCGAGAAGCTTAAGGAAGGCCTGCTGCAGGCCTGCAAAAAGAGGTTCGGCACCTCCGACAACATCGTGGTGGAGATCGAGGACGAGGCCGGCGACATCGGGATCTTTGCCACCCGGGAAGTGGTGGAGGAGATCACCCGGCCGGGGCTGGAGATCACCGTGGCCGAAGCCAAGGACTACCTGGACGACCCCCAGGTGGGCGACACGGTGGAGGTGATCCTGCCCTTTGAGGATTTCGGGCGGCTGGCCATCCAGTCCACCAAGCAGGTGCTGTTCCAGCGGATCCGGGAAGCCGAGCGGGAGCAGGTCTACAGCGATTTCGCCAGCCGGATCGGGGAGATAGTCTCGGGCACGGTCCAGCAGATCAACCGGGGGGACCTGCTGATCAGTCTGGGGCATTCCGAAGCGGTGCTGCCTTTCAAGGAACAGATCCACGCCGAGCGCTACCAACAGGGACGCTCCATCCGGGCCTGCCTGAAGGAGGTCAACAAGACCATCAAGGGGCCCCAGATCGTCCTGTCGCGGACCACTCCCGAGTTCGTCAAAAAACTTTTCCAGCAGGAAGTGCCCGAGGTCCGGGACGGCCTGGTGGAGATCAAGGCGGTGGCCCGTGATCCGGGCGACCGGGCCAAGGTGGCGGTCTACTCCAAGGAGAACAAGGTGGATGCGGTGGGAGCCTGCGTGGGCTTAAAGGGGGTGCGGGTCCAGGCGGTGGTGCGGGAGCTGGCCGGGGAAAAGATAGACATAGTGCCCTGGTCCTCCGACCCGGCCATGTTCGCTTCCCGGGCCCTGGCCCCGGCCAAAAGCCTGGACGCCTTCTCCGACGAAGAGCACAAGCGGATCACGGTGATATCCCCCGACGACCAGTATTCGCTGGCCATCGGCAAGAAGGGGCAGAACGTGAGGCTGGCGGTGCGGCTGACCGGTTGGAACATCAACGTGGTGACCGAGAGCGAATACCAGGAGCGGATGGATGCCGTCAGCCAGGCGGTCATTCCGGTCAACGACCTGGACCTGGCCGACAAGATAAAAGCCAAGCTGCTGGAGGCCGGATTGGATGACGCCGAAAAGATCATCGCCGCCGGCCAGGAAGGCCTGACCAACCTGCCGGGCATCGGCGAGAAGACAGCGGAGAAGATACTGGCCACGGCCAAGGAAGCCAAGGACCAGAAGCTGATGTCATTGATGGAACAGGCCGGAACCAAGGCCGGGGCCAAAAAAGAGGCCCCGACCGAGCCGGACGTGGAGCAGGAGGAAGATGATGAGGAAGCCGATTCCGTCCCGGATGACCAGCCCGCAGAAGGACCGGCCTCCCAGCCGGAAGCAAAAGAGCCGGAGCAGGAAGAAGAGAAGGCCCAATAA